A window from Hemicordylus capensis ecotype Gifberg chromosome 2, rHemCap1.1.pri, whole genome shotgun sequence encodes these proteins:
- the LOC128345359 gene encoding olfactory receptor 1L4-like — MAQQGNTTYSNGFILQGLSDQPGHERFLVPIFLLMHLLTLLGNLMIVRLIYSDVRLYYSPMYFFLSHLSLADVGFSSSTVPKMLQNLLTHTKTISYGGCLTQMFFFLAFGNTESFLLATMAYDRYVAICHPLRYALLMSQKCCLLLALGCWLLGFLHSLLYTLMMYCLSFCASRDIPHFFCDLHALIKLSCSDTSAIQLTTLTEGTVTMVGPFTVTLLSYILIFSKVLKIPTAAGKRKAFSTCGAHLTTVFLFFGTVIAVYVRPSSSYSGTKVRVMSVAYTAVTPMLNPFIYSLRNREIQQSLRKHLRIKFER; from the coding sequence ATGGCTCAGCAGGGCAACACAACTTATTCCAATGGCTTCATCCTGCAGGGTCTCTCTGACCAGCCAGGACATGAGCGTTTCCTTGTCCCCATCTTCCTCCTCATGCACCTGCTAACTCTACTGGGCAACTTAATGATTGTCAGGCTCATCTACTCAGATGTCCGGCTCTACTACTcccccatgtatttcttcctcaGCCATCTTTCACTGGCCGATGTGGGGTTTTCCTCCTCCACTGTCCCCAAGATGTTGCAGAACCTACTGACTCATACCAAAACCATATCCTACGGTGGGTGCCTTACACAGATGTTTTTCTTCTTGGCCTTTGGAAACACAGAAAGTTTTCTGCTGGCCACCATGGCCTATGACCGATACGTGGCCATCTGCCACCCACTCCGTTATGCCCTCCTTATGAGTCAGAAATGCTGTCTCCTGTTGGCTCTCGGTTGTTGGCTGCTGGGCTTTCTACACTCCTTGCTCTACACACTGATGATGTATTGTCTCTCCTTTTGTGCCTCCCGGGATATTCCCCACTTCTTCTGTGACCTCCATGCCTTAATCAAGCTCTCCTGCTCAGACACTTCAGCAATTCAGTTGACAACCCTCACGGAAGGGACAGTGACCATGGTGGGGCCTTTCACCGTTACCCTTCTCTCCTATATTCTCATTTTCTCCAAGGTCCTCAAGATCCCTACAGCTGCTGGGAAGCGTAAGGCGTTTTCCACCTGTGGTGCTCACCTCACCACTGTGTTTTTGTTCTTTGGGACTGTGATAGCTGTATATGTCCGCCCCTCCTCTAGCTACTCTGGTACCAAGGTCCGAGTGATGTCTGTGGCTTACACAGCTGTGACCCCCATGCTCAACCCTTTCATCTACAGCCTGAGGAACAGGGAGATTCAGCAGTCCCTGAGAAAGCATCTGCGGATTAAGTTTGAAAGATGA
- the LOC128345360 gene encoding olfactory receptor 1G1-like, with protein MKHGNTTGLSELFLRGFPTQPEFQGLLFPLFLSMYLLTLLGNVTIILLIRVDVQLLQAPMYFFLSHLALADLGFTSSIVPKVLVNLLSQEKTISYHGCLAQMYFYMSFGNSDSFLLAAMAYDRYVAICCPLSYSVRMSSKHCLLLATVSWIIPIIHSLVYTLLMSRISFCDSEEIPHFFCDIYPLLDIACSDTSALEMLLLTEGVVEILGPFVLIVVSYAYIFYTIMKIPSDTGKRKAFSTCGSHLAVVVLFYGTVSWVYFKPHSKNSGHKDTVAAVMYTMVTPMLNPFIYSLRNSEMKAALKRVIRQRFQ; from the coding sequence ATGAAACATGGAAATACAACTGGCCTCTCTGAACTATTCCTCCGTGGTTTCCCAACTCAGCCAGAGTTTCAAGGactcctctttcccctcttcctctccatgTACCTGCTCACCCTCCTGGGGAATGTAACAATCATTCTCTTGATCCGCGTTGACGTTCAGCTCCTCCAGGcccccatgtacttcttcctcaGTCACCTTGCACTGGCTGACTTGGGTTTTACCTCCAGCATCGTCCCCAAAGTGCTAGTGAACTTATTGTCTCAGGAAAAGACCATCTCCTATCACGGTTGCCTGGCTCAGATGTATTTCTACATGTCTTTTGGCAACTCAGACAGCTTCCTGCTGGCTGCCATGGCCTATGACCGCTATGTGGCCATCTGCTGCCCACTGTCCTATTCCGTCCGGATGAGCAGTAAGCATTGCCTTCTGCTGGCCACGGTGTCCTGGATTATCCCCATCATCCACTCGTTAGTGTATACTCTTCTGATGTCTCGCATTTCCTTCTGTGACTCTGAGGAGATACCACATTTCTTTTGTGACATATACCCTCTTTTGGATATCGCTTGCTCTGATACCAGTGCCCTAGAAATGCTGCTATTGACTGAGGGGGTGGTGGAGATCCTGGGGCCATTTGTGCTCATTGTTGTCTCCTATGCATACATCTTCTACACCATCATGAAGATTCCTTCTGATACTGGGAAGCGCAAGGCTTTCTCCACTTGTGGGTCCCACCTTGCTGTGGTGGTTTTGTTCTATGGCACTGTGAGCTGGGTCTATTTCAAGCCACATTCCAAGAACTCAGGCCACAAGGACACTGTGGCAGCTGTGATGTACACCATGGTCACCCCCATGCTGAATCCGTTCATCTACAGCCTCAGGAACAGTGAGATGAAAGCAGCCCTGAAGAGGGTCATCAGGCAGCGTTTCCAGTAG
- the LOC128345361 gene encoding olfactory receptor 1J4-like produces the protein MEKGKENQTNFAGFILLGLSSSPEFQILLFPIFLSLYLLSLLGNLVIILLIYSNSNLFHTPMYFFLSHLSLADIGFSSNTVPKMLQILVSQINTISYSGCLAQMFFFVVFCTTDNFLLACMAYDRYMAICRPLRYTTIMSYRRCLMLAAVSWLLSFSQGLLYVFTLSRFSFCGSREIPHFFCDLHPLLKLSCSDTSSAEMLLIIEGTATMLGPLVLILLSYMFIVSKVFKVPSASGKYKAFSTCSAHLTTVALFYGTLIGTYIRPSSTYSGSRLKVASIFYTVITPTLNPFIYSLRNSEMHGALKRLVRIWFRGNRV, from the coding sequence AtggaaaagggaaaggagaacCAAACCAACTTTGCTGGATTCATCCTCCTGggtctctcctcctctccagaaTTCCAGATATTGCTCTTCCCCATCTTCCTCTCTTTGTACCTACTTAGCTTGCTGGGGAACCTTGTGATCATCTTGCTGATCTACTCCAACAGCAACCTCTTCCATacccccatgtacttcttcctcaGCCAcctctcattggctgacattGGATTTAGCTCCAACACAGTGCCTAAGATGCTGCAGATCTTGGTATCCCAGATCAACACCATCTCCTACAGTGGATGCTTGGCTCAGATGTTTTTCTTTGTGGTCTTTTGCACCACTGATAACTTCCTCTTGGCTTGCATGGCATATGATCGCTACATGGCCATCTGCCGCCCTCTACGCTATACTACAATAATGAGCTACAGGCGCTGTCTGATGCTGGCTGCTGTCTCCTGGCTCCTGTCCTTTTCCCAGGGCTTACTGTATGTATTTACATTATCTAGGTTCTCCTTTTGTGGCTCTCGAGAGATCCCCCACTTCTTCTGCGACCTCCACCCTTTACTCAAGCTCTCCTGCTCAGACACCTCCTCTGCTGAAATGTTGCTCATCATTGAAGGCACTGCAACCATGCTTGGACCTCTTGTGCTCATTCTCCTCTCCTACATGTTCATTGTGTCCAAGGTATTTAAGGTGCCTTCAGCTTCTGGGAAATACAAGGCCTTCTCCACTTGCAGCGCCCACCTCACCACAGTGGCCTTGTTCTATGGCACTCTGATAGGCACCTACATCCGTCCTTCATCCACTTACTCTGGCTCCAGGTTAAAAGTAGCATCTATCTTCTACACTGTCATCACCCCTACACTCAATCCTTTCATATACAGCCTGAGGAATAGTGAGATGCATGGGGCCTTGAAGAGGCTCGTGAGGATTTGGTTTCGGGGAAACCGAGTATAG